The following are from one region of the Takifugu rubripes chromosome 16, fTakRub1.2, whole genome shotgun sequence genome:
- the LOC115253000 gene encoding nesprin-2-like, producing the protein MQQLFSQHKPIVLRLNQLAPEAPELQDGLDAVNRDWSRARSFLQQWDASLRKTLTNCQEFHESLHSLLLWLDHAECRSRPASLSQPNTPLGALQQHRDTLIDLREELRRRRAQQASLQLLWSQLQPEEAAEDSRETPEKLRATGSKLKLLLRPGGGRPRRPAAASGRC; encoded by the exons ATGCAGCAGCTGTTCTCCCAGCACAAGCCCATCGTGCTGCGTCTCAACCAACTCGCTCCAGAGGCTCCAGAACTGCAGGACGGGCTGGACGCTGTGAACCGGGACTGGAGCAGAGCACGTTCATTCCTTCAGCAGTGGGACGCCAGTCTGAGGAAGACTCTCACAAACTGCCAG GAGTTCCATGAAAGCCTccattctcttcttctgtggctgGACCATGCTGAGTGTAGAAGTCGCCCAGCGAGCCTCAGTCAGCCAAACACGCCACTCggtgctctgcagcagcaccgcgACACCTTGATC GATCTGCGAGAGGAGCTGCGGCGGCGCCGGGCTCAGCAGGcctccctccagctgctgtggTCCCAGCTCCAGcctgaggaggcagcagaggacagcAGGGAGACCCCAGAGAAGCTCCGGGCGACGGGCAgcaagctgaagctgctgctgaggccagGTGGAGGGCGACCTCGGCGCCCTGCAGCAGCGTCTGGTCGGTGCTGA